The Streptomyces spororaveus genome includes a region encoding these proteins:
- a CDS encoding MAB_1171c family putative transporter produces the protein MNGKDYYIPAAAMAIALAFKLPALRHNWRDPLLRSVVALLTLAGAVFTFAAPPTIAAVNRWTGVVNFSAPLVYCLITAFSASCLILMVNWRGGPPEQTQRVSRRWILGYSVVVVALIALFALGETPVERLRDFDTYYANTSYIGHMIALYLLAHLVAAVVMVVLCWRWSLQVRGWLRVGLVIIVIGYIFNLAYDATKMTAVGARWSGHDLDGLSTFAAPPLASLGALISAMGFVVPLVCQRLSDHWQIWATYRRLGPLWHEVQISAPSGTPSVQMAWWSAAELRVIQRESDIHDGFLHLGPYFDKGLRDGAYESAVAGGADEETARAVAEAAMVAAAVRARSADPDGRIIGEDEESVPDTADGPRDLLRISHALRHSPVVQAVRREVTA, from the coding sequence TTGAACGGCAAGGACTACTACATACCGGCGGCCGCGATGGCGATCGCACTGGCCTTCAAGCTGCCGGCCCTGAGGCACAACTGGCGCGACCCGCTCCTGCGATCGGTCGTCGCCCTGCTGACCCTCGCGGGAGCGGTGTTCACCTTCGCAGCCCCGCCCACCATCGCGGCGGTCAACCGCTGGACCGGGGTCGTCAACTTCTCGGCCCCCCTGGTCTACTGTCTGATCACCGCTTTCAGCGCCTCCTGCCTGATCCTGATGGTCAACTGGCGGGGCGGACCGCCCGAGCAGACCCAACGCGTCTCGCGCCGCTGGATCCTGGGCTACAGCGTGGTCGTCGTCGCGCTGATCGCGCTCTTCGCCCTCGGTGAGACCCCGGTCGAGCGGCTGCGCGACTTCGACACCTACTACGCGAACACGTCCTACATCGGGCACATGATCGCCCTCTACCTGCTGGCCCACCTCGTGGCCGCGGTGGTGATGGTGGTCCTGTGCTGGCGATGGTCGCTCCAGGTCCGCGGCTGGCTGCGGGTCGGGCTGGTGATCATCGTCATCGGCTACATCTTCAACCTCGCCTACGACGCCACCAAGATGACCGCGGTCGGCGCCCGCTGGTCCGGTCACGACCTGGACGGCCTCAGCACCTTCGCCGCTCCGCCGCTGGCCTCCCTCGGGGCACTGATCAGCGCGATGGGCTTCGTGGTCCCGCTCGTCTGCCAGCGGCTGTCGGACCACTGGCAGATCTGGGCGACGTACCGCCGGCTCGGCCCGCTCTGGCACGAGGTCCAGATCTCCGCGCCCAGCGGCACGCCCTCCGTGCAGATGGCCTGGTGGTCCGCGGCGGAACTACGGGTGATCCAGCGCGAGTCGGACATCCACGACGGCTTCCTGCACCTCGGGCCGTACTTCGACAAGGGCCTGCGCGACGGCGCCTACGAGAGCGCCGTCGCCGGGGGCGCCGACGAGGAGACGGCCCGCGCCGTCGCCGAGGCCGCCATGGTCGCGGCCGCCGTACGGGCCCGCTCCGCCGACCCCGACGGACGGATCATCGGGGAGGACGAGGAGAGCGTCCCCGACACCGCCGACGGTCCGCGCGACCTGCTGCGGATCTCCCACGCGCTGCGGCACTCGCCGGTGGTGCAGGCGGTCCGGCGCGAGGTGACCGCGTAA
- a CDS encoding bestrophin-like domain: MSEWLVLAIAMALVCALVLAITAIRHRRAADDEDTSETPDVIEYMTMMVGVVYAIVLGLAIAGVWEARGAAEDSVRREAQALYEVTQRADVYPAAVRDRIRGEVDAYVSHTVAVDWPLLTSGDSASAEGAALLGKLRTDVTHQTPANELQAQAYQPLLDHIAAADDARHSRTQSSESTLPGVVWFGLLVGGLVTVGLIFTLQIRRSGRELLLAGLFSALIVFLLFMVWSFDAPYGREGIDSAAPFQDLFPVSATADVAAR; encoded by the coding sequence GTGTCCGAATGGCTGGTCCTGGCCATCGCCATGGCGCTCGTCTGCGCCCTCGTCCTCGCCATCACCGCGATCCGGCACCGCCGGGCCGCCGACGACGAGGACACCAGCGAGACCCCCGACGTCATCGAGTACATGACGATGATGGTGGGCGTGGTCTACGCGATCGTGCTGGGCCTGGCCATCGCGGGCGTCTGGGAGGCGCGCGGCGCCGCCGAGGACAGCGTGCGCCGTGAGGCCCAGGCCCTGTACGAGGTCACCCAGCGCGCCGACGTCTACCCGGCGGCCGTCCGCGACCGGATCCGGGGCGAGGTGGACGCGTACGTCTCCCACACCGTCGCCGTGGACTGGCCGCTGCTGACCTCCGGCGACAGCGCCTCGGCCGAGGGCGCCGCGCTGCTCGGCAAGCTGCGCACCGACGTCACGCACCAGACGCCGGCCAACGAGCTCCAGGCGCAGGCCTACCAGCCGCTGCTGGACCACATCGCGGCCGCCGACGACGCGCGGCACTCGCGGACGCAGAGCTCCGAATCCACACTGCCGGGCGTGGTGTGGTTCGGGCTGCTGGTCGGCGGGCTGGTCACGGTCGGGCTGATCTTCACCCTGCAGATCCGCCGCTCCGGACGGGAGTTGCTGCTCGCCGGACTGTTCAGCGCGCTGATCGTGTTCCTGCTCTTCATGGTGTGGAGCTTCGACGCGCCGTACGGGCGGGAGGGGATCGACTCGGCCGCACCGTTCCAGGACCTGTTCCCGGTCTCGGCGACGGCGGACGTCGCCGCCCGCTGA